One window of the Chelonoidis abingdonii isolate Lonesome George chromosome 3, CheloAbing_2.0, whole genome shotgun sequence genome contains the following:
- the LOC116825490 gene encoding C-C chemokine receptor type 6-like, translating into MVLLPMRKNKLQAAWDGPFKVIKQLNEVNYLVELSNRAHSHQVCHVNMMTFSLPYFDRENLVLTVCGQWEEQVDDPLVNLFPETGAGPSLESIPLSGLLTPAKHAEIREMLGSYQQLFFNQPGLTNLAVHQVEKGAHSPVELNYTQYPDYLFEYDQITPACDKGEVRNFTKVFLPIAYSIICVLGLVGNIFVVMTFALHKKPKCMTDIYLFNIAIADILFVLTLPFWAVNYAAEKWVFGDFICKITRGIYAINFNCGMLLLAFISMDRYIAIVQATKSFKLRARTLAYSRLICLVVWVLSILISSSTFLFSQSYSHSVNETEQICEHRSNTETKGTTLKLLLLGMQLLFGFFIPLLFMVFCYAFIVKSLVKAQNSKRNKAICLLVLIVAVFLVCQVPHNMVLLVTAINMGKLNKLCDSEKQIAFAKYITEVLAFFHCCLNPVLYAFIGVKFRSYFPNMMNDLWCLRNKKYKTKSSRTSSDTYHSRQTSEIMSDNVSSFTM; encoded by the exons ATGGTTCTCCTTCCCATGAGAAAGAACAAACTACAAGCTGCCTGGGATGGGCCCTTTAAGGTCATCAAGCAGCTGAATGAGGTGAACTATTTAGTGGAACTGTCTAACCGGGCTCAcagccaccaggtgtgccatGTCAACATGATGACATTCTCCCTGCCTTACTTTGACAGGGAGAATTTGGTACTGACTGtgtgtggccagtgggaggagcAGGTAGATGATCCCCTGGTGAATCTATTCCCTGAGACGGGGGCCGGCCCTTCGCTGGAATCAATTCCCCTCTCTGGCCTGCTAACCCCTGCCAAGCACGCAGAGATCCGAGAGATGCTGGGTTCCTACCAGCAGCTGTTCTTCAACCAGCCTGGGCTCACTAACCTGGCTGTCCACCAGGTGGAGAAAGGAGCCCACTCTCCT GTAGAACTCAACTACACACAATATCCGGACTATCTATTTGAATATGATCAAATTACACCAGCATGTGACAAGGGGGAAGTCAGAAACTTCACAAAAGTATTTTTGCCAATTGCATACTCAATTATATGTGTCCTGGGCTTAGTGGGTAACATCTTTGTAGTAATGACCTTTGCTTTACATAAAAAACCTAAGTGTATGACAGATATATACCTCTTCAACATAGCCATAGCAGACATATTGTTTGTTCTCACTCTTCCATTTTGGGCAGTGAATTATGCTGCTGAAAAATGGGTCTTTGGTGACTTCATATGCAAAATTACCAGAGGTATTTATGCAATCAACTTCAATTGTGGTATGCTGCTCTTGGCCTTTATCAGTATGGACCGATACATTGCTATTGTACAGGCAACAAAGTCATTTAAACTTCGGGCTCGAACGCTAGCATACAGTAGACTGATCTGTTTGGTTGTATGGGTATTGTCAATTTTAATTTCCAGTTCCACTTTCTTATTCAGTCAAAGCTACAGCCACTCCGTCAATGAAACAGAACAGATttgtgaacacagatccaataCCGAGACAAAAGGCACTACTTTGAAATTATTGCTGCTGGGTATGCAACTTCTATTTGGATTTTTTATCCCTCTGCTGTTTATGGTATTTTGCTATGCATTCATTGTCAAAAGCTTGGTGAAAGCTCAGAATTCcaaaagaaacaaagcaataTGTCTGCTTGTATTAATTGTTGCTGTTTTCCTGGTTTGTCAGGTACCACATAACATGGTTCTTCTTGTGACTGCCATAAATATGGGTAAATTGAATAAACTTTGTGATAGTGAAAAGCAAATAGCCTTTGCAAAGTACATTACAGAAGTCCTGGCCTTCTTCCATTGTTGTTTGAACCCAGTGCTCTACGCTTTTATTGGGGTCAAATTTAGAAGTTACTTTCCGAATATGATGAACGATCTGTGGTGCTTGAGAAACAAGAAATACAAGACCAAGAGTTCAAGGACAAGTTCTGATACCTATCACTCAAGGCAGACAAGTGAAATTATGAGTGACAATGTGTCATCCTTTACTATGTAA